A single region of the Microcella sp. genome encodes:
- the purS gene encoding phosphoribosylformylglycinamidine synthase subunit PurS, with translation MPTIVVEVMPKAELLDPAGKAVAGALHRLGHEAISDVRIGKRFELHIDGEVDAELMATVEQLAADMLSNGVIEDVISVHVDGAGVAGETR, from the coding sequence GTGCCCACCATCGTCGTCGAGGTCATGCCCAAGGCCGAACTGCTCGACCCGGCCGGCAAGGCCGTCGCGGGGGCACTGCACCGCCTCGGCCACGAGGCGATCAGCGATGTGCGCATCGGCAAGCGCTTCGAGCTGCACATCGACGGCGAGGTCGACGCCGAGCTGATGGCCACGGTCGAGCAGCTCGCGGCCGACATGCTGAGCAACGGCGTCATCGAAGACGTCATCAGCGTGCACGTCGACGGTGCGGGCGTGGCCGGAGAGACCCGCTAG
- the purQ gene encoding phosphoribosylformylglycinamidine synthase subunit PurQ, which translates to MRVGVVTFPGSLDDRDAQRAVRLAGAEPVELWHGTHDLMGVDAIVLPGGFSYGDYLRAGAIAARSPIMAEVIDAANNGMPVLGICNGFQILVEAHLLPGGLIRNDHGDFIRRDQRLRVESTDSAWTNGFELGQEITIPLKNGEGGFIADESTLDRLEGEGLVAFRYLDVNPNGSLRDIAGLRNERGNVVGLMPHPEHAVEPGFGPDTPAAMRSGVDGLTFFTSVLTASVLR; encoded by the coding sequence GTGCGCGTCGGCGTCGTCACCTTTCCCGGTTCGCTCGACGATCGCGACGCGCAGCGCGCCGTGCGTCTCGCGGGCGCCGAGCCCGTCGAGCTCTGGCATGGCACGCACGACCTCATGGGCGTCGACGCGATCGTGCTGCCTGGCGGGTTCAGCTATGGCGACTATCTGCGCGCCGGCGCGATCGCCGCACGCTCACCGATCATGGCCGAAGTCATCGACGCTGCGAACAATGGCATGCCCGTGCTGGGCATCTGCAACGGCTTTCAGATACTCGTCGAGGCGCACTTGCTGCCGGGCGGGCTCATCCGCAACGACCACGGCGACTTCATCCGCCGTGACCAGCGGCTGCGCGTCGAGAGCACCGATTCGGCGTGGACGAACGGCTTCGAGCTCGGCCAAGAGATCACCATTCCGCTCAAGAACGGCGAGGGCGGCTTCATCGCCGACGAGTCGACGCTCGACCGGCTCGAAGGCGAGGGTCTCGTGGCGTTCCGCTACCTCGACGTGAACCCGAACGGCTCGTTGCGCGACATCGCGGGACTACGCAACGAGCGCGGCAACGTCGTCGGCCTCATGCCGCACCCCGAGCACGCCGTCGAGCCGGGCTTCGGCCCCGACACCCCCGCCGCCATGCGCTCGGGCGTCGACGGCCTCACCTTCTTCACGAGCGTGCTGACTGCATCGGTGCTGCGCTAG
- a CDS encoding N-acetyltransferase, with the protein MSHTGPSVTVRPAERDERHAAAQLLATAFMHDPLIVVATDAASDPRASREAIFGASIVGTLQSGGELVLAERAGAIIGAALIADPQRGTAARAIRSVIARLISGVRFLALAPRLAPGALQHLNDADLASRRLAPENPHHVLVAVGVTESARGLGVGRQLVEHAVARAWRDRRSWGVRLETENPGNVDRYARWGFTSLGVVPLQHFDVHVMAKASGQRD; encoded by the coding sequence GTGAGCCACACCGGCCCTTCCGTCACGGTGCGTCCGGCAGAGCGCGACGAGCGCCACGCGGCCGCACAGCTGCTGGCCACCGCCTTCATGCACGACCCCCTCATCGTCGTGGCGACCGACGCGGCGAGTGACCCCCGCGCCTCGCGCGAGGCGATCTTTGGCGCCTCGATCGTCGGCACCTTGCAGTCCGGCGGCGAACTCGTGCTCGCCGAGCGCGCTGGCGCGATCATTGGGGCCGCCCTCATTGCTGATCCGCAGCGCGGCACCGCGGCTCGAGCCATACGATCGGTCATCGCTCGACTGATCTCTGGCGTGCGCTTTCTCGCACTCGCCCCGCGCCTCGCCCCAGGGGCGCTCCAGCACCTCAATGACGCCGACCTCGCCTCGCGCCGGCTCGCACCCGAGAATCCCCACCATGTGCTCGTTGCCGTGGGCGTCACCGAATCGGCACGCGGGCTCGGCGTCGGAAGGCAGCTCGTCGAGCACGCCGTTGCCCGCGCGTGGCGTGATCGGCGCTCGTGGGGGGTCAGGCTCGAGACTGAGAACCCCGGCAACGTCGACCGCTACGCTCGCTGGGGCTTCACGAGTCTCGGCGTGGTGCCGTTGCAGCACTTCGACGTGCACGTCATGGCGAAAGCCAGTGGGCAAAGAGACTGA
- a CDS encoding TetR/AcrR family transcriptional regulator, protein MSDARASIIDAAFRLFLEKGYDGTSLNRILDEVPFSKGALYHHFKNKEALLDAVIERFFSTSLVDPVRPRPATPLALAHRLVDDYVDAVESISAIASPLAYYSFLIQVAPRVQPALNAARVHIDDELSTALGALLPADPDAARVIAADLTALVEGAGLLDVLLQRVPDREHLHERVDGLVRAHLAARGVALPVME, encoded by the coding sequence ATGTCAGATGCCAGAGCGAGCATCATCGATGCGGCCTTCCGGCTCTTTCTCGAGAAGGGTTACGACGGCACGAGCCTGAACCGCATTCTCGACGAGGTTCCGTTCTCGAAGGGCGCGTTGTACCACCACTTCAAGAACAAAGAGGCCCTGCTCGATGCGGTCATCGAGCGGTTCTTCTCTACCTCGCTCGTCGACCCAGTGCGCCCTCGCCCCGCGACGCCGCTCGCTCTCGCCCACCGTCTCGTCGACGACTACGTCGACGCGGTCGAGAGCATCTCGGCAATCGCAAGCCCTCTGGCGTACTACTCCTTCCTCATTCAGGTCGCTCCTCGAGTGCAGCCGGCACTGAACGCCGCTCGAGTGCATATCGACGACGAACTCTCGACCGCCCTAGGCGCGCTGTTGCCCGCCGACCCTGACGCAGCTCGAGTGATTGCTGCCGACCTCACGGCTCTCGTCGAGGGCGCAGGGCTTCTCGACGTGCTGCTGCAGCGTGTGCCCGACCGAGAGCATCTGCACGAACGCGTCGACGGGCTCGTGCGTGCGCACCTCGCTGCACGAGGTGTCGCCCTCCCGGTGATGGAATAG
- a CDS encoding DUF3817 domain-containing protein, whose translation MTPKKLYRIVAIAEAITWTLLITGLILRATADLAIAVTIGGSIHGFVFLAYGATAVLTAVNQRWGVGLGTVAVITAIIPYATIPFDIWAHRTGRLEGDWRREATDDPRDQRWFDRLVRWMLNHPYLLAALILLAVVVLFTVLLMLGPPIPKG comes from the coding sequence ATGACCCCGAAGAAGCTCTATCGCATCGTGGCGATCGCCGAGGCGATCACGTGGACCTTGCTCATCACTGGCCTCATTCTTCGCGCCACGGCTGACCTGGCCATTGCGGTGACGATCGGCGGCAGCATCCACGGGTTCGTGTTTCTCGCCTATGGCGCCACGGCGGTGCTCACGGCAGTGAACCAGCGATGGGGCGTCGGCCTCGGCACGGTCGCGGTGATCACGGCGATCATTCCCTACGCGACGATTCCTTTCGACATCTGGGCGCACCGCACCGGCAGGCTCGAGGGCGACTGGCGTCGCGAGGCGACGGACGACCCGCGTGATCAGCGCTGGTTCGATCGTCTGGTGCGGTGGATGCTCAACCACCCCTACCTGCTGGCGGCACTCATTCTGCTCGCGGTCGTGGTGCTGTTCACCGTGCTGCTGATGCTGGGCCCGCCGATTCCGAAGGGCTGA
- a CDS encoding mechanosensitive ion channel domain-containing protein: protein MIVTALARTVVDDDVVEIVEIADVELRSWIELLIVAGIAVGVALLLMLLLELVVKLLSIRHAWAAQLARETRPSVRLLLLVAAIWVAIDIAAPVTPLSAVVDRVLTLGTIALVAWLVVEAVDFAFAAALIRYPINVENNRVARRARTQLEFLQRLSLVVIVIVAVSVALLTFPQMQAVGASLLASAGIASIVAGLAAQSTLANVFAGFQITFNDAIRVDDIVIVEGEWGRIEEITLTYVVVRIWDDRRLVVPSTHFTTQAFENWTRTGSELLGSVEFDVDWRVSTSGMRERLTEILDESPLWDKRVSVLQVLDATGGLIRVRILISAGDAGALFDLRAYVREQIVDWVRTVNPAAIPRTRVLMVDTEKRPRDSGDGSANKQLFSGTPEAEQRAQQMMAPSADPISPSESAGPASAAR from the coding sequence ATGATCGTCACAGCGCTCGCGCGCACGGTCGTCGATGACGACGTCGTCGAGATCGTCGAGATCGCCGACGTCGAACTGCGGTCGTGGATCGAGCTGCTCATCGTCGCCGGCATCGCGGTGGGAGTGGCGCTGCTGCTCATGCTGCTGCTCGAGCTCGTCGTGAAGCTGCTGTCGATTCGGCACGCCTGGGCGGCGCAACTGGCCCGCGAGACGCGACCCTCGGTACGACTGCTGCTGCTCGTGGCCGCGATCTGGGTCGCCATCGACATCGCGGCACCGGTGACGCCCCTGTCTGCCGTCGTCGACCGGGTGCTGACGCTCGGCACCATCGCCCTCGTCGCCTGGCTCGTGGTCGAAGCAGTCGACTTCGCCTTCGCCGCCGCCCTCATTCGATACCCCATCAACGTCGAGAACAACCGCGTCGCCCGCCGAGCCCGCACCCAGTTGGAGTTTCTGCAACGCCTCTCGCTGGTCGTCATCGTCATCGTGGCCGTGAGCGTCGCCCTGCTCACCTTCCCCCAGATGCAGGCCGTCGGCGCGAGCCTGCTCGCCTCGGCCGGCATCGCGAGCATCGTGGCCGGCCTTGCCGCGCAGTCGACGCTCGCCAACGTCTTCGCCGGGTTTCAGATCACCTTCAACGACGCCATCCGCGTCGACGACATCGTCATCGTCGAAGGCGAGTGGGGGCGCATCGAAGAGATCACCCTCACCTACGTGGTCGTGCGCATCTGGGACGACCGCCGACTGGTCGTGCCGTCGACCCACTTCACGACGCAGGCCTTCGAGAACTGGACCAGAACGGGCAGCGAGCTGCTCGGCTCGGTCGAGTTCGACGTCGACTGGCGGGTCAGCACCTCAGGCATGCGTGAGCGCTTGACCGAGATACTCGACGAGTCGCCCCTGTGGGACAAGCGCGTGTCGGTGCTGCAGGTGCTCGATGCGACCGGCGGGCTCATCCGCGTGCGCATACTCATCAGCGCCGGCGATGCGGGTGCCCTCTTCGACTTGCGCGCCTATGTGCGCGAGCAGATCGTCGACTGGGTGCGCACCGTCAACCCCGCGGCCATTCCCCGCACGCGCGTGCTCATGGTCGACACCGAGAAGCGGCCGCGTGACAGCGGCGACGGCTCGGCCAACAAACAGCTCTTCAGCGGCACCCCAGAGGCCGAGCAGCGCGCGCAGCAGATGATGGCGCCGTCGGCCGACCCGATCAGCCCTTCGGAATCGGCGGGCCCAGCATCAGCAGCACGGTGA
- the purL gene encoding phosphoribosylformylglycinamidine synthase subunit PurL: protein MPTPPQIPAPDTVENAAATPEKVQPFEALGLKADEYAEIKNLLGRRPTSGELAMYSVMWSEHCSYKSSKVHLKQFGQKVSDAMRTHLMVGMGENAGVVDIGEGWAVTFKIESHNHPSYIEPFQGAATGVGGIVRDIISMGARPVAVMDALRFGAIDHTDTARVVPGVVSGISHYGNCLGLPNIGGETVFDAVYQANPLVNALAVGALRHEDLHLANARGVGNKVVLFGARTGGDGIGGASILASDTFSEGGPTKRPAVQVGDPFAEKVLIECCLELYRGDLVEGIQDLGAAGISCATSELASNGDGGMVIDLDAVLLRDPTLTAEEILMSESQERMMAIVHPDKLEAFLAVTAKWDVETSVLGEVTDTGRLVIHWRGETIVDVDPTTVAIDGPVYHRPFARPAWQDSLQADSSARLARPTDDEALRAQALQVLAGPNLADTAWITDQYDYYVMGNTALATPDDAGMIRIDEESGLGVALATDANGRYCQLDPYVGAQLALSEAYRNVAASGAVPRAVSDCLNFGSPENPDVMWQFERAVTGLADACLELGIPVTGGNVSFYNQTGDVPIHPTPVVAVMGVIDHVDRRLPSGWQDEGENLYLLGTTRDELDGSVWADVVHGHLGGLPPRVDLAAERNLAGLLAAAAEEGLVTSAHDLSGGGLLATLAEGVLRFGLGARVWLMELMERDGVDALAALLSESQARALVSVAREDDVKFRGLAEGRGVPVLRIGVTDAEIDGLEVQDRFAITLAELAHAHRDTLPARFGPRVGHSSSA from the coding sequence GTGCCCACCCCTCCGCAGATTCCCGCTCCCGACACCGTCGAGAACGCCGCCGCCACCCCTGAGAAGGTGCAGCCCTTCGAGGCGCTCGGCCTCAAGGCCGATGAGTATGCCGAGATCAAGAACCTGCTCGGTCGTCGCCCCACGAGCGGCGAACTCGCCATGTATTCGGTCATGTGGAGCGAGCACTGCTCGTACAAGTCGAGCAAGGTGCACTTGAAGCAGTTCGGCCAGAAGGTCAGCGACGCGATGCGCACCCACCTCATGGTGGGCATGGGTGAGAACGCTGGGGTCGTCGACATCGGTGAGGGCTGGGCGGTCACCTTCAAGATCGAGAGCCACAATCACCCGAGCTACATCGAGCCGTTCCAAGGTGCGGCGACGGGCGTCGGCGGCATCGTGCGCGACATCATCTCGATGGGCGCGCGCCCCGTTGCGGTGATGGATGCCCTGCGCTTCGGTGCCATCGACCACACCGACACGGCTCGCGTCGTGCCGGGGGTCGTGAGCGGCATCAGCCACTACGGCAACTGCCTGGGGCTGCCCAACATCGGGGGCGAGACCGTCTTCGACGCCGTGTATCAGGCCAACCCGCTCGTCAACGCGCTCGCTGTCGGGGCCTTGCGCCACGAAGACCTGCACCTGGCGAACGCGCGCGGTGTCGGCAACAAAGTCGTGCTGTTCGGTGCACGCACGGGCGGCGACGGCATCGGCGGCGCGAGCATCCTCGCGAGCGACACGTTCAGTGAGGGCGGCCCGACGAAGCGACCCGCGGTGCAGGTCGGCGACCCTTTCGCCGAGAAGGTGCTCATCGAGTGCTGCCTCGAGCTGTATCGCGGCGACCTGGTCGAGGGCATCCAAGATCTCGGCGCAGCCGGCATCTCGTGCGCCACCTCTGAGCTGGCGTCGAACGGCGATGGCGGCATGGTCATCGATCTCGACGCCGTGCTGCTGCGCGACCCCACGCTCACCGCTGAAGAGATTCTGATGAGCGAGAGCCAAGAGCGCATGATGGCGATCGTGCACCCCGACAAGCTCGAGGCGTTTCTCGCCGTGACGGCGAAGTGGGATGTCGAGACGAGCGTGCTCGGCGAGGTCACCGACACGGGTCGGCTCGTCATCCACTGGCGTGGCGAGACGATCGTCGACGTCGACCCGACGACGGTCGCGATCGACGGCCCCGTCTACCACCGCCCCTTCGCGCGCCCCGCCTGGCAAGACTCACTGCAGGCCGACTCGAGCGCGCGCCTTGCTCGCCCGACAGACGACGAGGCCCTGCGCGCTCAGGCGCTGCAGGTGCTCGCCGGCCCGAACCTCGCCGACACCGCGTGGATCACCGACCAGTACGACTACTACGTCATGGGCAACACGGCCCTGGCGACGCCCGACGACGCGGGCATGATCCGCATCGACGAAGAGTCGGGTCTCGGCGTCGCCCTCGCGACCGACGCGAACGGCCGCTACTGCCAGCTCGACCCCTACGTCGGCGCGCAACTCGCACTGTCGGAGGCCTACCGCAACGTCGCCGCGAGCGGCGCCGTGCCCCGTGCGGTGAGCGACTGCCTCAACTTCGGCAGCCCCGAGAACCCCGACGTGATGTGGCAGTTCGAGCGGGCCGTGACGGGTCTCGCCGACGCGTGCCTCGAGCTGGGAATCCCCGTCACCGGCGGCAACGTGTCGTTCTACAACCAGACCGGCGATGTTCCCATTCACCCGACCCCCGTCGTCGCGGTCATGGGCGTCATCGACCACGTCGACCGCCGCCTGCCGTCGGGGTGGCAAGACGAGGGCGAGAACCTCTACCTGCTGGGCACGACGCGCGACGAGCTCGACGGCTCGGTGTGGGCTGACGTCGTGCACGGTCACCTCGGCGGTCTGCCGCCGCGGGTCGACCTCGCCGCCGAGCGCAACCTTGCGGGTCTGCTCGCTGCGGCCGCCGAAGAGGGCCTCGTGACGAGCGCGCACGACCTCTCAGGGGGCGGCCTGCTCGCGACGCTCGCAGAAGGGGTGCTGCGTTTCGGTCTCGGTGCGCGCGTCTGGCTCATGGAACTCATGGAACGCGACGGGGTGGATGCTCTCGCCGCCCTGCTCTCAGAATCTCAGGCTCGCGCCCTCGTGTCGGTGGCTCGCGAAGACGACGTCAAGTTTCGCGGCCTGGCCGAGGGGCGCGGCGTGCCCGTGCTGCGCATCGGCGTCACCGACGCCGAGATCGACGGACTCGAGGTGCAAGACCGCTTCGCCATCACGCTCGCCGAGCTCGCCCACGCGCACCGCGACACCCTGCCCGCGCGCTTCGGCCCCCGCGTCGGCCATTCATCGTCGGCATAG
- a CDS encoding HAD-IC family P-type ATPase, with protein MTTTGKNSAQGLTLAEVRSRTELGQVNVMPSDTGRSFWRIMQANLFTLFNLIVGGSFALLLVLGYWQDALFGFFVIANVVIGVAQEFRAKLTLSRLAVLNAPRARVLRDGEVIEIRVGEVVLDDILVLAAGDQVTADAEVIEAHGLDIDESLLTGEADPVASPTGRELMSGSTVVAGSGLAKVIRVGADSYAARITAEAKQFSLVRSELRSGIAKIIRWITILLLPVGALVVNGQMQAVGGWEAAIATGAWRDATVASAASLIAMIPQGLVFMTSVALAVGAVKLARHEVLVQELAAVEGLARVDMLCLDKTGTLTEGRMVLDGVETLTGSDLDPAAEAALAWMGADRNANATSVALVERFTAVPVEQPVRAIEFSSRRKWSAVSFADGPARGTWVLGAPDIVLADVPDAQDALTRFAERATAGERTVVLARTDVVLDPPVDPPEGERLPEPDLPGALSAVALVSFREKVREDAHETLGYFREQEVELCVISGDDPRTVAAVAREAGILHDGPGYDARRLPDDEAELDAVMAEHRVFGRVSPEQKKAMVLSLQRLGHTVAMTGDGVNDALALKHADMGIAMGSGAAATRAVARLVLLDGQFSRLPRIVAEGRQVIANVERLAKLFLSKTTYAILFAVVFGALLWPFPFLPRQLSIVDGLTIGLPALVLALLPNIQRYRPGFLRRAAQFCIPSGLVVGGTLISVVAYAYLGGHEAAVVQTAAVITLTLTALWVLVILSRPFTLVTSLVVVAAYLGLPVLLAIPIVTDFLKLGAPPLELIMVAVGASLIGSVALEVMHRVVSRRDPAAAASAARAARRG; from the coding sequence GTGACGACGACAGGCAAGAACAGCGCCCAGGGCCTCACTCTCGCCGAGGTTCGCTCGCGCACTGAGCTCGGCCAGGTCAACGTCATGCCGAGCGACACGGGCCGCTCGTTCTGGCGCATCATGCAGGCCAACCTGTTCACGCTGTTCAACCTCATCGTCGGCGGCAGCTTCGCGTTGCTGCTCGTGCTCGGCTACTGGCAAGACGCGCTCTTCGGCTTCTTCGTCATCGCGAATGTCGTCATCGGTGTCGCGCAAGAGTTCCGCGCGAAGCTCACGCTCAGTCGCCTCGCGGTGCTCAACGCACCGAGGGCCAGGGTGCTACGCGACGGCGAGGTCATCGAGATCCGCGTGGGCGAGGTCGTGCTCGACGACATTCTGGTGCTCGCCGCGGGCGACCAGGTCACGGCCGATGCCGAGGTCATCGAAGCCCACGGGCTCGACATCGACGAGTCGCTGCTCACTGGCGAGGCCGACCCGGTCGCCTCACCGACGGGGCGCGAGCTCATGTCGGGCTCGACGGTCGTCGCGGGCAGCGGGCTCGCGAAGGTCATCAGGGTCGGCGCCGACTCGTACGCGGCCCGCATCACGGCCGAGGCCAAGCAGTTCTCGCTCGTGCGCAGCGAACTGCGCAGCGGCATCGCGAAGATCATCAGATGGATCACCATTCTGCTGCTGCCGGTCGGCGCCCTCGTCGTCAACGGTCAGATGCAGGCGGTCGGCGGCTGGGAGGCCGCGATCGCGACGGGTGCGTGGCGTGACGCGACGGTGGCCTCGGCCGCGAGCCTCATCGCCATGATTCCGCAGGGTCTCGTGTTCATGACGAGCGTCGCCCTTGCTGTCGGCGCTGTGAAGCTCGCCCGCCACGAGGTGCTCGTGCAAGAGCTTGCTGCCGTCGAGGGCCTTGCGCGGGTCGACATGCTCTGCCTCGACAAGACCGGCACGCTCACCGAGGGCCGCATGGTGCTCGACGGCGTCGAGACCCTCACCGGCTCAGACCTCGACCCGGCCGCCGAGGCGGCCCTCGCCTGGATGGGCGCCGACCGCAACGCCAACGCCACCTCGGTCGCGCTCGTCGAGCGCTTCACGGCCGTGCCCGTCGAGCAGCCGGTGCGCGCGATCGAGTTCTCGAGCCGCCGCAAGTGGAGCGCCGTCTCGTTCGCCGACGGCCCCGCGCGCGGAACCTGGGTGCTCGGAGCCCCCGACATCGTGCTCGCCGACGTGCCCGATGCTCAGGATGCCCTCACCAGGTTCGCCGAGCGCGCGACCGCGGGCGAGCGCACCGTGGTGCTCGCGCGCACCGACGTCGTGCTCGACCCCCCGGTCGACCCGCCGGAGGGCGAGCGCCTGCCCGAACCCGACCTTCCCGGGGCGCTCAGCGCTGTCGCCCTCGTGTCGTTCCGCGAGAAGGTGCGCGAGGACGCGCACGAGACGCTCGGCTACTTTCGCGAGCAGGAGGTCGAGCTGTGCGTCATCTCGGGTGATGACCCGCGCACCGTGGCCGCGGTCGCGCGTGAGGCGGGCATCCTGCACGACGGCCCCGGATACGACGCGCGCCGACTGCCCGACGACGAGGCCGAGCTCGATGCGGTCATGGCCGAGCACCGTGTGTTCGGGCGGGTGAGCCCCGAGCAGAAGAAGGCGATGGTGCTCTCGCTGCAGCGGCTTGGCCACACGGTCGCGATGACGGGTGACGGCGTCAATGACGCACTCGCGCTCAAGCACGCCGACATGGGCATCGCGATGGGGTCGGGTGCGGCGGCCACGCGCGCCGTCGCGCGCCTCGTGCTGCTCGACGGCCAGTTCAGTCGTCTGCCGCGCATCGTCGCCGAAGGTCGGCAAGTCATCGCCAACGTCGAGCGTCTTGCCAAGCTGTTCTTGTCGAAGACGACCTACGCGATTCTGTTCGCAGTCGTCTTCGGGGCTCTGCTGTGGCCGTTCCCGTTCTTGCCGCGCCAGTTGTCGATCGTCGACGGGCTCACGATCGGCCTGCCGGCGCTCGTGCTCGCCCTGCTGCCGAACATTCAGCGCTACCGCCCGGGTTTTCTGCGCCGGGCTGCGCAGTTCTGCATACCGTCAGGGCTCGTGGTGGGCGGCACGCTCATCTCGGTCGTCGCCTACGCCTATCTCGGCGGGCACGAGGCGGCCGTCGTGCAGACCGCAGCCGTCATCACGCTTACCCTCACCGCCCTGTGGGTGCTCGTGATCTTGTCTCGACCGTTCACGCTCGTGACGAGCCTCGTCGTCGTCGCGGCCTACCTCGGCCTGCCCGTGCTGCTCGCTATTCCGATCGTCACCGACTTCTTGAAGCTGGGAGCCCCGCCGCTCGAGCTCATCATGGTCGCCGTCGGCGCGAGCCTGATCGGTTCAGTGGCGCTCGAGGTCATGCATCGCGTGGTGTCGCGCCGCGACCCGGCAGCCGCAGCCTCCGCTGCGCGAGCAGCACGCCGAGGATGA
- a CDS encoding DMT family transporter, whose amino-acid sequence MTGTSLAASPPTGNAWVAIQFTLAGVVWGASFLFIALALEGLSPVQVATGRTLFGAITLGLIALVTRDRLPRSKRVWGHLALLSVTFAVIPYLLFSWSQQFVASGVASILNATTPIMTALIAGLAFRIEKLTREQRLGIAVGLVGVIVIIGPWQGFEPGAGGIAPYLALLGATACYGFSLSYMRRYLSDTGLSAIMISFVMIGLAAVWMLMLTPIIGADPVQLTPTVVIAIVLLGALGTGLAYAWNQNVIRAWGPTRAATVTYISPPVGVLLGVLILGEVLVWNEPVGALLVILGVLLAQRRLRLPGRGATPRDA is encoded by the coding sequence GTGACCGGCACTTCGCTTGCAGCTTCCCCGCCCACTGGCAACGCCTGGGTCGCGATTCAGTTCACCCTCGCGGGCGTCGTCTGGGGCGCGAGCTTTCTGTTCATCGCGCTCGCGCTCGAGGGGCTCTCGCCCGTGCAGGTCGCCACGGGTCGCACGCTGTTCGGAGCGATCACGCTCGGGCTCATCGCCCTCGTGACTCGCGATCGCCTGCCGCGATCGAAGCGGGTGTGGGGCCACCTCGCACTGCTGTCGGTGACCTTCGCGGTCATCCCGTACCTGTTGTTCTCGTGGTCGCAACAGTTCGTCGCCTCGGGGGTCGCGAGCATTCTCAACGCCACCACGCCCATCATGACGGCGCTCATCGCGGGGCTCGCCTTTCGCATCGAGAAGCTCACGCGCGAGCAGCGGCTGGGCATCGCGGTCGGCCTCGTGGGCGTCATCGTCATCATCGGCCCGTGGCAGGGCTTCGAACCCGGTGCCGGCGGCATCGCGCCCTATCTCGCCCTGCTCGGCGCGACGGCCTGCTACGGCTTCAGCCTGTCGTACATGCGCCGCTATCTGAGCGACACCGGCCTGAGCGCGATCATGATCTCGTTCGTCATGATCGGGCTGGCCGCGGTATGGATGCTCATGCTGACGCCGATCATCGGCGCCGACCCCGTGCAGCTCACGCCGACCGTGGTCATCGCCATCGTGCTGCTCGGGGCGCTCGGCACGGGCCTCGCATACGCGTGGAACCAGAACGTCATCCGAGCCTGGGGGCCGACGCGGGCTGCGACGGTCACCTACATCTCGCCGCCCGTCGGCGTGCTGCTGGGCGTGCTCATCCTCGGCGAGGTGCTCGTGTGGAACGAGCCCGTGGGTGCGCTGCTCGTCATCCTCGGCGTGCTGCTCGCGCAGCGGAGGCTGCGGCTGCCGGGTCGCGGCGCGACACCACGCGATGCATGA
- a CDS encoding chorismate mutase, which yields MDDAAHDELVSLRRSIDNIDAALIHLLAERFKCTQQVGRLKAATDMPPSDPEREKTQIARLRALAEEAHLDPAFAEKWFNFVVAEVIQHHEQIATTGAISTDASEGD from the coding sequence ATGGATGACGCGGCCCACGACGAACTGGTGTCACTGCGCCGCAGCATCGACAACATCGACGCCGCACTGATTCACCTGCTGGCCGAGCGATTCAAGTGCACCCAGCAGGTGGGCAGGCTGAAGGCCGCCACCGACATGCCGCCGAGCGACCCCGAGCGCGAGAAGACGCAGATCGCCCGCCTGCGGGCACTCGCCGAAGAAGCGCACCTCGACCCGGCCTTCGCCGAGAAGTGGTTCAACTTCGTCGTCGCCGAAGTCATTCAGCACCACGAGCAGATCGCCACGACCGGGGCGATCTCGACAGACGCTTCAGAGGGCGACTAG